TAATATATTGAAAGGAAGTAAATTTTTATGAGTGATATTCAACAAATTACATCAACACTATGGGAGATGGCTAATGATCTTCGTGGATCTATGGATGCATCAGAATATAAAAACTATATTTTAGCTTTCATGTTTTATCGTTATCTTTCAGAACATCAGGAAAATTATCTTCTAAATGAGGATATTTTGGATATTGA
The nucleotide sequence above comes from Methanosphaera sp.. Encoded proteins:
- a CDS encoding type I restriction-modification system subunit M N-terminal domain-containing protein, with the protein product MSDIQQITSTLWEMANDLRGSMDASEYKNYILAFMFYRYLSEHQENYLLNEDILDI